A single genomic interval of Candidatus Hydrogenedentota bacterium harbors:
- the carB gene encoding carbamoyl-phosphate synthase large subunit translates to MPRRDDIKKVMIIGSGPIVIGQACEFDYSGTQACKALRKLGYEIVLVNSNPATIMTDPGMADATYIEPLNLARMTEIIEKERPDALLPNLGGQSGLNLSAELYKAGVLDKYGVKVIGVQVDAIERGEDRQAFKDTMNRLGIEMPQSELAYSVEEAERIADRLGYPVVIRPAYTMGGTGGGLVYNVEELRVIAARGISASLVGQILVEESVLGWEELELEVVRDSKNQMITVCFIENVDAMGVHTGDSYCVAPMLTIAPELQQRLQKYSYDIVEAIQVIGGTNIQFAHDPKTGRVVVIEINPRTSRSSALASKATGFPIAMVSSMLAGGVTLDEIPYWREGTLDKYAPWGDYVVVKFCRWAFEKFKGVEDKLGTQMRAVGEAMSIGKTYKEAFQKAIRSIENGRYGLGFAKDFNKKPLDELMRMLAFASSERQFIMYEALRKGATVRDLHAKTHIKAWFIEQMKELVELEEKMLAFKGKGLPDDLLVQAKKDGFSDKYLAQILGLPEADLRRQRIGLGVVESWDILPVSGVENAAYYYSTYNGPDKVASNPARKIMVLGGGPNRIGQGIEFDYCCVHAAFALRDQGIESIMVNCNPETVSTDYDTSNRLYFEPLTVEDVLSIYEKEKPEGIIVQFGGQTPLNIARELAEAGVRILGTSWETIDLAEDRDRFRKVIRRLGIPQPESGMASNVEEALSIAGEIGYPLMVRPSYVLGGRGMEIVYDEAMLRHYVSAAVGVTPERPILIDKFLENAIECEADAIADGTDAFVPTVMEHIELAGIHSGDSACVIPPISIPAKHIDTICRYTRQIAMDLNVIGLMNIQYAIYNDTVYILEANPRASRTVPLVSKVCNISMVNIATRLMLGEKLADLDLKQKAVPHFGVKEAVFPFNMFPEVDPVLGPEMRSTGEVLGMADSFGLAFYKAEEATQSRLPSEGCVLITVTDRDKPGILEAARQLQSLGFRIRATSGTHAFLSANGIKSEPIAKLHEDRPHLLDALRNGEIQLVINTPNGKYGTDDDSYIRKAAIKHKIPYITTTAAAIAAARGIAAYRQEKQQVRSLQEYHAGIG, encoded by the coding sequence ATGCCCCGCAGGGACGACATCAAAAAAGTCATGATTATCGGTTCAGGCCCCATTGTCATCGGGCAGGCCTGCGAATTCGACTATTCGGGAACCCAAGCGTGCAAGGCGCTTCGCAAACTCGGTTACGAGATCGTGCTGGTCAATTCGAATCCGGCGACGATCATGACGGATCCGGGCATGGCGGACGCGACCTATATCGAGCCGCTGAATCTGGCGCGCATGACGGAAATCATCGAAAAGGAACGCCCGGACGCGCTGCTGCCAAACCTGGGCGGCCAGTCGGGCTTGAATCTCTCGGCGGAATTGTACAAGGCGGGCGTCCTGGACAAATACGGCGTCAAGGTCATCGGCGTCCAAGTAGACGCCATCGAGCGCGGGGAAGACCGGCAGGCGTTCAAAGACACCATGAACCGCTTGGGCATTGAAATGCCCCAAAGCGAACTGGCGTACAGCGTCGAGGAGGCGGAACGCATCGCGGATCGTCTGGGTTATCCGGTGGTGATTCGCCCCGCGTATACCATGGGCGGCACGGGCGGCGGGCTGGTCTACAACGTCGAGGAACTTCGGGTAATCGCCGCGCGTGGCATTTCGGCAAGCCTTGTGGGTCAAATTCTGGTCGAGGAATCGGTCTTGGGCTGGGAAGAACTCGAGCTCGAAGTCGTGCGCGATTCCAAGAACCAGATGATCACGGTGTGCTTCATCGAAAACGTGGACGCCATGGGCGTGCACACGGGCGATTCGTACTGCGTGGCGCCGATGCTGACGATTGCGCCCGAACTGCAACAACGGCTGCAAAAATATTCCTACGACATCGTCGAGGCCATCCAGGTCATCGGCGGCACGAACATCCAGTTTGCGCACGATCCAAAAACCGGCCGCGTCGTCGTGATCGAAATCAATCCGAGAACGTCGCGGTCGTCGGCCCTGGCCTCGAAGGCGACCGGATTCCCCATCGCGATGGTGTCGTCCATGCTCGCGGGCGGCGTCACGCTGGACGAAATCCCCTACTGGCGGGAGGGAACGCTTGACAAATACGCGCCGTGGGGCGATTACGTGGTCGTAAAGTTCTGTCGCTGGGCCTTCGAGAAATTCAAGGGGGTCGAGGACAAACTCGGCACCCAGATGCGGGCGGTCGGCGAGGCCATGAGCATCGGCAAGACGTACAAGGAGGCCTTCCAGAAGGCCATTCGATCGATCGAAAACGGCCGGTATGGACTCGGTTTCGCGAAGGATTTCAACAAGAAACCCCTCGACGAACTCATGCGCATGCTGGCCTTCGCCAGCAGCGAGCGCCAGTTCATCATGTACGAGGCGCTGCGCAAGGGCGCCACGGTCAGGGATCTCCATGCAAAAACACACATCAAGGCGTGGTTCATCGAACAGATGAAGGAACTGGTCGAACTCGAGGAAAAGATGCTGGCCTTCAAGGGCAAGGGTCTGCCGGACGACCTGCTTGTTCAAGCGAAAAAGGACGGCTTTTCGGACAAGTATCTCGCGCAAATTCTGGGACTTCCGGAAGCGGATCTGCGCCGGCAGCGCATTGGACTCGGCGTCGTGGAGTCATGGGACATCCTGCCGGTCAGCGGCGTGGAAAATGCCGCGTATTACTATTCCACCTACAACGGCCCGGACAAGGTTGCGTCCAATCCGGCGCGGAAGATCATGGTGCTGGGCGGCGGACCGAACCGCATCGGCCAGGGCATCGAATTCGACTACTGTTGCGTGCATGCGGCCTTTGCCCTGCGCGATCAAGGCATCGAGTCCATCATGGTCAACTGCAATCCGGAAACCGTCTCGACGGACTACGACACGTCGAACCGGCTGTATTTCGAGCCGTTGACCGTGGAAGACGTGTTGAGCATTTACGAGAAGGAAAAACCGGAAGGGATCATCGTGCAGTTTGGCGGCCAGACGCCGCTGAACATCGCCCGGGAACTCGCGGAGGCCGGCGTGCGGATTCTCGGCACGTCGTGGGAAACGATAGATCTTGCGGAAGATCGCGACCGTTTCCGGAAGGTCATTCGGCGTCTGGGCATTCCGCAACCCGAATCCGGCATGGCCAGCAACGTCGAGGAAGCCTTGTCCATCGCCGGGGAAATCGGTTATCCGCTGATGGTGCGGCCCTCGTATGTGCTGGGCGGGCGCGGAATGGAGATCGTTTACGACGAGGCCATGCTGCGCCACTATGTGTCGGCGGCGGTCGGCGTAACGCCGGAACGGCCGATCCTGATTGACAAGTTTCTCGAAAACGCCATCGAGTGCGAGGCGGACGCCATCGCGGACGGAACGGACGCCTTTGTCCCGACCGTCATGGAGCACATCGAACTGGCGGGCATTCATTCAGGCGATTCGGCCTGTGTGATCCCGCCCATCAGCATCCCCGCAAAGCACATTGACACCATCTGCCGCTATACCCGGCAGATTGCCATGGATTTGAACGTGATTGGGTTGATGAATATCCAATACGCCATCTACAACGACACGGTCTATATCCTGGAAGCCAATCCGCGCGCCTCGCGCACCGTCCCGCTGGTGTCGAAGGTGTGCAATATCTCGATGGTGAACATCGCGACCCGGTTGATGCTGGGCGAAAAATTGGCGGATCTCGACCTCAAACAAAAGGCGGTCCCCCATTTTGGCGTGAAGGAAGCGGTGTTCCCCTTCAACATGTTCCCGGAGGTGGATCCGGTGCTGGGACCCGAAATGCGTTCGACGGGCGAGGTCCTCGGCATGGCGGATTCCTTCGGCTTGGCCTTCTACAAGGCCGAAGAAGCCACGCAGTCGCGCCTGCCCTCGGAGGGTTGCGTGTTGATCACCGTGACGGATCGCGACAAGCCGGGCATTCTCGAGGCGGCGCGGCAACTACAAAGCCTTGGTTTCCGCATTCGGGCCACCAGCGGAACACATGCCTTTCTCTCGGCCAACGGGATCAAGTCCGAACCGATCGCGAAACTTCACGAGGACCGTCCGCACCTGCTCGACGCGCTGCGGAACGGGGAAATACAACTCGTAATCAACACGCCGAACGGCAAGTATGGAACGGACGACGACTCCTATATCCGCAAGGCGGCCATCAAACACAAAATTCCCTATATCACGACCACGGCGGCGGCCATCGCCGCGGCACGCGGCATCGCGGCATATCGGCAGGAAAAACAGCAGGTGCGTTCGCTTCAGGAGTATCACGCGGGCATAGGCTGA
- a CDS encoding sugar phosphate isomerase/epimerase family protein translates to MFFSGISDEAGQGIDNQIKAHRELGWTHLELRMIDGQNLTMLPDAAFDAVFEKVTAAGMNVSCFASAIANWARPITCDPNIDIEDLKRAIPRMHRFGTPFIRVMSYPNDKDHPLPEPEWRREAIRRMKTLAKIAEDGGVTLAHENCSGWGGLSAENSNILLGEVNSPALKVVFDTGNPPTYRQNSWDYYQAVYKDIVYVHIKDARIVEDKEVYTYCGEGDGYVKEIVRDLLAKGYDGGFSIEPHLAAVIHTGQKADTEQHLYESYVEYGRRLMKIVEDTRKR, encoded by the coding sequence ATGTTTTTTTCGGGTATTTCGGATGAAGCGGGACAAGGCATTGACAACCAGATCAAGGCGCATCGCGAACTGGGCTGGACGCATCTCGAACTGCGCATGATTGACGGGCAGAACCTGACGATGCTGCCGGACGCAGCGTTCGACGCGGTGTTCGAGAAGGTGACGGCAGCGGGGATGAATGTGTCGTGCTTCGCCAGCGCCATCGCGAACTGGGCGCGCCCGATTACCTGCGATCCGAACATAGACATCGAGGATCTGAAACGCGCGATCCCGCGCATGCACCGGTTCGGCACGCCATTCATCCGCGTCATGAGTTATCCAAACGACAAGGACCACCCGTTGCCGGAACCGGAATGGCGCAGGGAGGCCATCCGCCGCATGAAGACGCTCGCGAAGATCGCCGAAGACGGCGGCGTCACGCTGGCGCACGAAAACTGCAGCGGTTGGGGCGGCCTCTCGGCGGAAAACAGCAATATCCTGCTCGGCGAAGTCAACAGCCCGGCGCTGAAGGTCGTCTTCGACACGGGCAATCCGCCGACCTACCGGCAGAACTCCTGGGACTACTACCAAGCCGTCTACAAGGACATCGTGTACGTCCACATCAAGGACGCGCGCATCGTGGAGGACAAGGAAGTCTACACGTACTGCGGCGAGGGCGACGGATACGTCAAGGAGATCGTACGCGACCTGCTCGCAAAAGGATACGACGGCGGATTTTCGATCGAGCCGCACTTGGCCGCGGTCATTCACACAGGCCAAAAGGCCGACACCGAACAACATCTCTACGAGTCGTACGTTGAATACGGCCGCAGGCTGATGAAAATCGTCGAGGATACGCGGAAACGGTAA
- a CDS encoding DJ-1/PfpI family protein, translated as MNKYALIPLAQGCEEMEAVTIIDLLRRAGVEVTTAGLDREPVKASRGTVLIPDVLLEEAIKKPFDMIALPGGQPGTDNLANDERIISLVQRMAAAGQWVCAICAAPAVLGKAGVLAGKRATSYPGVLDKMELPGVTYTGAAVERDGNVITSRGPGTALAFGLELVEALTGREIRDRVDKSLVR; from the coding sequence ATGAACAAATACGCATTGATTCCGCTGGCGCAGGGATGCGAGGAAATGGAAGCGGTCACGATCATTGATTTGCTGCGCCGGGCGGGCGTCGAAGTGACCACCGCCGGGCTGGATCGCGAACCGGTCAAGGCCAGCCGGGGCACGGTGCTGATCCCCGACGTTTTATTGGAGGAGGCGATCAAAAAGCCGTTCGACATGATCGCGCTGCCGGGCGGCCAGCCGGGCACGGACAATCTGGCGAACGACGAGCGCATCATCTCGCTTGTCCAACGCATGGCGGCGGCGGGCCAATGGGTGTGCGCCATTTGCGCGGCGCCCGCCGTGCTCGGAAAGGCGGGCGTGCTGGCCGGCAAACGCGCGACCAGCTACCCCGGCGTGCTCGACAAGATGGAATTGCCCGGCGTGACCTACACGGGCGCGGCGGTCGAGCGCGACGGAAATGTCATTACCTCGCGTGGACCCGGCACGGCCCTGGCGTTTGGTCTCGAATTGGTGGAGGCGTTGACGGGCAGGGAAATACGCGACCGCGTAGACAAGTCGCTGGTCAGATGA
- a CDS encoding CHAD domain-containing protein, whose translation MGARMSDPGFSPVKAYLKAQLREMRRKQEKLALEDPDAIHDVRVATRRLRALLSEQGRWFPSGRVKRAAGLLGTIGRGLGRARELDVCLELLKTVLDVRDAREKDSAAVVCPKSAVSSLYTLRSLEEMRATESSAVQRAARLLAGERFARIFTELSEVRGSHAPYGPKRASRRMGRRYESVIETYLAWLAHPSEETLHRLRIAFKKLRYTCEIYRKCTIVDAGQPESKSCNASSEAHSLLERFIDELKAAQDRLGEWHDVVVLRRYLVQIVEDAPDRERPGCRALLLRLDKASAKRLRSFQSYARRFFGKAKTAKTRAMLDGLFKTPSPKTKAGKNGDGHSGVQNVS comes from the coding sequence GTGGGCGCGCGAATGTCGGATCCGGGTTTTTCACCGGTGAAAGCGTATCTTAAGGCGCAATTGCGCGAAATGCGACGGAAACAGGAGAAACTGGCGCTTGAAGATCCCGACGCCATCCACGACGTCCGGGTAGCCACGCGGCGGTTGCGTGCGCTGCTGTCGGAACAGGGCCGATGGTTTCCGTCGGGACGCGTCAAACGCGCCGCCGGTTTGCTCGGGACAATTGGCCGTGGATTGGGTCGCGCGCGCGAGTTGGACGTTTGCCTCGAGTTGCTGAAAACCGTGCTGGATGTGCGCGACGCGCGGGAAAAGGATTCCGCGGCGGTCGTCTGTCCGAAATCCGCCGTTTCGAGCCTTTACACCCTGCGTTCGCTCGAGGAAATGCGGGCCACCGAATCGTCCGCGGTTCAACGCGCGGCAAGATTGTTGGCCGGCGAGCGATTCGCCCGGATTTTCACGGAATTGTCCGAGGTCCGCGGTTCCCATGCGCCGTATGGTCCCAAACGCGCCTCCCGGCGCATGGGCCGTCGCTATGAATCGGTGATCGAAACCTACCTCGCGTGGCTCGCCCATCCTTCCGAGGAAACGCTTCATCGGCTACGGATTGCCTTCAAGAAACTACGCTACACCTGCGAAATTTACCGGAAATGCACGATCGTGGACGCCGGACAGCCGGAATCGAAAAGTTGCAATGCGTCCTCTGAAGCCCATAGTCTGTTGGAACGTTTCATAGACGAATTGAAGGCGGCCCAGGACCGTTTGGGCGAATGGCACGACGTGGTCGTCTTGCGGCGTTACCTGGTCCAAATCGTGGAGGACGCGCCCGACCGGGAGCGTCCCGGATGCCGTGCGTTGCTGCTTCGGCTCGACAAGGCAAGCGCGAAGCGGCTACGGTCGTTTCAGTCGTATGCGCGCCGGTTTTTCGGGAAAGCGAAGACAGCGAAAACACGGGCGATGCTGGACGGATTGTTCAAGACGCCGTCCCCCAAAACCAAGGCGGGAAAAAACGGCGACGGACATTCCGGGGTGCAAAACGTTTCGTGA
- the rpiB gene encoding ribose 5-phosphate isomerase B: MRIAVGSDHAAYEGETPYKPAITAYIEARGHAVVDCGTNGPESVDYPDFARNVCDAILDGEADMGVLVCGTGIGMGIAANRNAGIRAAVCANETMARLAREHNDANVLCLGRRVLTLDECIAILDVFLETPFSGGERHCRRVAKMG, from the coding sequence ATGCGCATCGCGGTTGGAAGCGATCATGCGGCCTACGAGGGCGAAACACCTTATAAACCCGCGATTACGGCGTATATCGAGGCGCGGGGCCATGCGGTCGTGGATTGCGGCACGAACGGTCCGGAATCGGTGGACTACCCGGATTTCGCCCGCAACGTATGCGATGCCATTCTCGATGGAGAGGCGGACATGGGGGTGCTCGTGTGCGGCACCGGCATCGGCATGGGCATCGCCGCCAACCGGAACGCCGGCATACGCGCGGCCGTTTGCGCCAATGAAACGATGGCGAGGCTCGCCCGCGAGCACAACGATGCGAATGTGTTGTGCCTGGGCCGCCGTGTACTGACGCTGGACGAATGCATCGCGATTCTTGATGTATTCCTTGAAACTCCCTTCAGCGGCGGTGAACGCCATTGCCGGCGCGTTGCAAAAATGGGCTGA
- a CDS encoding cellulase family glycosylhydrolase, with translation MLISRSGMCSGINSGIAFMAGLLACAPGMAADSSDIRWDLEEGRWSAERANRWYAEQPWPAGANFVPSTASNQFEMWQADTWDPATIDRELGWAAGIGFNVMRVYLHDMAWSDDARGFEKRMAEYLDIAGKHGIKTVFVLFDCVWDPYPKTGPQKEPVPGVHNSRWVQSPHVDIQKDPARYGELKPYLTAILSRFKDDRRVLAWDLMNEPGNPVPQYEDNWKQEDREAAHLALLNLLFDWGREINPSQPLTAGVWVQVGRRTHPVAPLDKVMLERSDIITFHTYEPLPAAKTAVAWLKKAGRPIICTEYMSRGSGSTFETIMPFFKGENVGAINWGLVSGRSQTIYPWSSWEKPLKEEPNPWFHDVFRKDGTPYSAGEIALIRNLTGAGR, from the coding sequence ATGTTGATTTCAAGAAGTGGCATGTGTTCGGGAATCAATTCGGGCATTGCCTTCATGGCCGGCCTTTTGGCGTGCGCGCCGGGGATGGCGGCGGATTCATCGGATATCCGTTGGGATTTGGAGGAGGGCCGGTGGAGCGCGGAACGCGCCAATCGCTGGTATGCGGAACAACCCTGGCCGGCCGGCGCCAATTTTGTGCCCAGCACCGCGTCGAATCAATTCGAAATGTGGCAGGCGGATACATGGGACCCGGCGACGATCGATCGCGAATTGGGCTGGGCGGCGGGGATCGGCTTCAATGTGATGCGCGTGTACCTCCACGACATGGCGTGGTCGGACGACGCCCGGGGATTCGAGAAGCGTATGGCGGAGTACCTGGACATTGCCGGCAAGCACGGCATCAAGACGGTTTTCGTGCTGTTCGACTGCGTGTGGGATCCGTATCCAAAGACAGGCCCGCAGAAGGAGCCGGTTCCCGGCGTGCACAACTCGCGATGGGTCCAGAGTCCGCACGTGGACATCCAGAAGGATCCCGCCCGTTACGGCGAACTCAAGCCGTATCTGACCGCCATCTTGTCGCGCTTCAAGGACGACCGCCGCGTGCTTGCGTGGGATCTGATGAACGAGCCGGGCAATCCCGTGCCGCAATACGAGGACAACTGGAAGCAGGAAGATCGGGAAGCCGCGCATCTTGCCCTATTGAATCTGCTGTTTGACTGGGGTCGCGAGATCAATCCTTCCCAGCCGCTGACCGCCGGCGTTTGGGTGCAGGTCGGGCGGCGCACTCATCCTGTGGCGCCGCTGGACAAGGTCATGCTCGAACGGTCCGACATCATCACCTTCCACACCTACGAGCCGTTGCCGGCGGCAAAGACCGCCGTGGCGTGGCTGAAAAAGGCCGGGCGCCCGATTATATGCACCGAATACATGTCGCGCGGCTCCGGAAGCACCTTTGAAACCATCATGCCCTTTTTCAAGGGAGAAAACGTGGGCGCCATCAACTGGGGACTCGTCAGCGGCCGATCGCAAACCATCTACCCTTGGAGTTCCTGGGAAAAGCCCCTGAAGGAAGAGCCGAACCCGTGGTTCCACGACGTGTTCCGCAAGGACGGGACCCCCTATTCGGCGGGCGAAATTGCGTTGATCCGGAATCTTACCGGCGCGGGGCGGTGA
- a CDS encoding methyltransferase domain-containing protein gives MNGSETCTQCPVCGGTPRVAFALRDGRREMRCCGCGLFFYWPLPSESEQKAFYDAQWAEESSEYHAHYDDAALEDENLRNNFIPRLELLANRGFSGNLLDVGCSVGTFLRAAKERGWNVQGIDLGEAACARTAAAIGCPVHCGVLEEAALPGASFDVIHASQVIEHVMEPKRFLSAARRLLRPGGALLLAAPIIAPSVYRTTHFVQKTVVPAVSRGREYPYPWAIHHPFHVYAHSPASLRLLVESSGFRIVHVRVVRWQSFARLNVKWRVFYRLMNGLFRVLRTGMNMDILAVKT, from the coding sequence ATGAACGGTTCAGAAACATGCACGCAGTGCCCGGTCTGCGGGGGAACGCCGCGCGTGGCGTTTGCCCTGCGCGACGGACGGCGCGAAATGCGTTGTTGCGGATGCGGGTTATTCTTCTACTGGCCGCTGCCGTCCGAATCCGAACAGAAAGCCTTTTACGATGCGCAATGGGCCGAGGAATCGAGCGAATACCACGCGCATTACGACGATGCGGCGCTCGAAGACGAGAATCTGAGAAACAACTTCATTCCCCGCCTCGAACTACTGGCAAACCGGGGGTTTTCCGGAAATCTTCTCGATGTCGGGTGTTCGGTCGGCACCTTCCTGCGCGCCGCCAAGGAACGCGGATGGAATGTGCAGGGAATCGATCTGGGCGAGGCGGCCTGTGCGCGGACGGCGGCGGCCATCGGATGTCCGGTGCATTGCGGCGTGCTGGAAGAAGCCGCCCTGCCCGGCGCGTCCTTCGACGTAATCCACGCATCGCAGGTCATCGAGCATGTAATGGAGCCGAAACGGTTTCTCAGCGCGGCGCGGCGGTTGTTACGTCCGGGCGGCGCGCTGCTGCTGGCCGCGCCGATCATCGCCCCGAGCGTGTACCGGACCACCCATTTCGTGCAAAAAACGGTCGTGCCGGCCGTGTCGCGCGGGCGCGAATATCCGTATCCATGGGCGATTCACCACCCCTTCCATGTCTATGCGCACAGCCCGGCATCCCTGCGGCTGCTGGTTGAATCGTCGGGATTTCGAATTGTCCATGTGCGTGTCGTGCGCTGGCAGTCCTTTGCGCGATTGAACGTGAAGTGGCGCGTTTTCTACCGTTTGATGAACGGCCTTTTCCGCGTGTTGCGGACCGGCATGAACATGGACATCCTTGCGGTGAAGACGTGA